The proteins below come from a single Drosophila suzukii chromosome X, CBGP_Dsuzu_IsoJpt1.0, whole genome shotgun sequence genomic window:
- the LOC108014962 gene encoding uncharacterized protein, producing the protein MRRSSFTPVFNLSTQEPLIVVEESHTAEDGDDLEGAAGGCDPNASGTRRSNSDDSEPDSPVNPYLLCPFPDMQQRRKHSLPSLQITEGITASQVRRLSEVGGETGGLSPKEVEFLATLSQKANPSAGGRRHSVVTISAVPPTLFGRNRRESISGVSFSGSRRGSVIAGPPLTDHRGSVHNLQLDIMDGIVQQRKTRSGSGVWTAPVLQEADSNVPVQT; encoded by the exons ATGCGTCGCTCCTCGTTCACGCCCGTCTTCAACCTGAGCACCCAGGAGCCGCTGATCGTGGTGGAGGAGTCGCACACCGCCGAGGATGGCGACGACCTTGAGGGGGCGGCCGGCGGGTGCGACCCGAACGCCTCCGGCACCCGGCGCTCCAATAGCGACGACTCCGAGCCGGACTCGCCGGTGAACCCCTACCTGCTCTGCCCCTTCCCCGACATGCAGCAGCGTCGCAAGCACTCGCTGCCCTCGCTCCAGATCACCGAGGGCATCACCGCCAGCCAGGTGCGCCGCCTGTCGGAGGTGGGCGGCGAGACCGGCGGGCTGAGTCCCAAGGAGGTCGAGTTCCTGGCCACGCTCTCCCAGAAGGCCAATCCCTCGGCCGGCGGACGCCGCCACTCGGTGGTGACCATCTCGGCGGTGCCGCCAACGCTCTTCGGACGCAACCGTCGCGAGTCCATTTCCGGTGTATCCTTCAG TGGCAGTCGCCGGGGCAGCGTGATCGCCGGACCGCCGCTGACCGACCACCGCGGCAGCGTGCACAACTTGCAGCTGGACATCATGGACGGCATCGTGCAGCAGCGGAAGACGCGCAGCGGCAGCGGCGTTTGGACAGCGCCCGTTCTGCAGGAGGCGGACAGCAATGTGCCCGTGCAGACATAA